One window of the Rhodococcus sovatensis genome contains the following:
- a CDS encoding glucosyl-3-phosphoglycerate synthase: MTLADRTTVTTSWADTNGWDSPSWSLAELEAAKAGRTVSVVLPALNEEDTVAAVVDTIHPLLGGLVDELIVLDSGSTDATAEQATAAGARVISREEAIPGLDPVRGKGEVLWRSVAASTGDLIAFVDSDLINPDPAFVPKLLGPLLMRDGIHLVKGYYRRPLRTSGTEDANGGGRVTELVARPMLAALRPELTGVIQPLGGEYAGTRELLSSVPFAPGYGVEIGLLLDTYDRLGLNAIGQVNLGVRKHRNRPLVELGAMSRQIVGTMLNRCGMVDSGAGLMQFRVDGDSFVPFSTEVSLADRPAINTLHV; this comes from the coding sequence ATGACCCTTGCCGACCGAACCACCGTGACGACATCATGGGCAGACACCAACGGCTGGGATTCTCCGTCGTGGTCACTGGCGGAGTTGGAGGCAGCCAAGGCAGGCCGCACCGTCTCGGTCGTATTGCCTGCGCTCAACGAGGAAGACACTGTCGCCGCAGTAGTGGACACGATCCACCCACTGCTCGGCGGTCTCGTCGACGAGTTGATCGTGCTGGACTCCGGATCGACCGACGCCACCGCAGAGCAAGCCACGGCGGCAGGGGCGCGAGTCATCAGCCGCGAAGAAGCGATTCCAGGGCTGGATCCGGTCAGGGGAAAGGGCGAGGTGCTGTGGCGTTCGGTCGCGGCATCTACTGGAGATCTCATTGCGTTCGTCGATTCCGATCTCATCAACCCGGACCCGGCGTTCGTACCGAAGCTCCTCGGTCCACTTCTGATGCGTGACGGCATCCATCTCGTGAAGGGCTACTACCGTCGACCGCTGCGCACGAGCGGCACGGAGGACGCCAACGGTGGAGGTCGAGTCACCGAGTTGGTCGCGCGACCGATGCTCGCCGCGCTCCGGCCCGAACTGACCGGCGTTATCCAACCGCTCGGCGGCGAGTACGCGGGAACGAGGGAACTGCTGTCCTCGGTACCGTTCGCGCCCGGCTACGGCGTGGAGATCGGGCTGCTGCTCGACACCTACGATCGGCTGGGACTCAACGCCATAGGTCAGGTCAACCTCGGCGTGCGCAAGCACCGCAACCGTCCTCTGGTCGAACTCGGCGCGATGAGCCGACAGATCGTGGGGACCATGCTGAACAGGTGTGGGATGGTTGATTCGGGCGCCGGGCTCATGCAATTTCGCGTCGACGGCGACTCGTTCGTGCCGTTCTCCACCGAGGTGTCGCTGGCCGATCGACCGGCCATCAATACCTTGCACGTGTGA
- the folP gene encoding dihydropteroate synthase, producing the protein MSTLCGKSVPDDRALVMAIVNRTPDSFYDKGANFTDVAAMASVHRAVAEGADLVDIGGVKAGPGAGVDAAEEIRRVVPFVEAIRGEYPDLLISVDTWRSEVARLACGVGADLINDTWAGADPDLVAVAAAEGVGIVCSHTGGATPRTRPHRVRYTDVVADVVSEVTAAAEKAVAAGVRKGSILIDPTHDFGKNTFHGLELLRRVDVLVNTGWPVLMALSNKDFIGETLGVELADRLEGTLAATALAAAGGARMFRVHEVASTRRVVDMVAAIQGTRIPARTVRGLA; encoded by the coding sequence ATGAGCACTCTCTGCGGCAAGTCGGTGCCGGACGATCGCGCACTCGTCATGGCGATCGTCAACCGCACTCCCGACTCGTTCTACGACAAGGGAGCAAATTTCACCGATGTCGCAGCAATGGCTTCGGTGCATCGGGCTGTCGCAGAGGGTGCGGACCTGGTCGACATCGGTGGCGTCAAAGCCGGTCCTGGTGCCGGAGTGGACGCCGCCGAGGAGATCCGACGTGTCGTCCCGTTCGTCGAGGCGATCCGCGGTGAGTACCCGGATCTGCTCATCAGCGTCGACACGTGGCGCAGCGAAGTCGCTCGTCTTGCGTGCGGTGTCGGTGCCGACCTGATCAACGACACGTGGGCGGGCGCAGATCCGGACCTCGTTGCCGTTGCTGCCGCGGAAGGCGTCGGGATCGTCTGTTCTCACACCGGCGGGGCGACGCCGAGAACCCGCCCGCATCGCGTCCGATACACCGATGTGGTTGCCGATGTGGTCTCCGAGGTGACGGCCGCGGCCGAAAAAGCTGTCGCGGCGGGGGTGCGGAAGGGCTCGATTCTTATCGATCCGACTCACGATTTCGGAAAAAACACCTTCCACGGGCTCGAGTTGTTGCGTCGCGTGGACGTTCTTGTAAACACCGGGTGGCCTGTGCTCATGGCGCTGAGCAACAAGGACTTCATCGGGGAGACTCTAGGTGTAGAACTCGCCGACCGGTTGGAGGGAACATTGGCAGCGACAGCATTGGCCGCGGCAGGCGGCGCCCGAATGTTCCGGGTGCACGAGGTTGCGTCGACCAGAAGAGTCGTAGACATGGTTGCGGCGATCCAGGGAACGAGAATCCCGGCTCGGACAGTGAGGGGTCTCGCATGA
- a CDS encoding long-chain-acyl-CoA synthetase: MAVDARQKIGVTDLAVALPKMVTEVPSLLKGLAGFTRKPHHKASIGQVFQDAAAKRGSHPFVRFEGESISYTDANALVNQYAGVFADRGVKRGDVVGVLSKNRPEALFAALAAVKLGATAGMLNYNQRGDVLEHSLGILDAKVLVLDENAQEALDSLEKAPQVGSVVPLRELAELAKKESSANPAVTSEIQAKEKAFYIFTSGTTGMPKASLMSHFRWLKSMSGLGNMGVRLRGDDVIYCCLPLYHNNALTVTLSSVLAGGATMAIGKQFSVSNFWQDIKVNKATAFTYIGELCRYLLTQPKKDTDRDNTVKLVVGNGLRPEIWEEFTDRFGIERVAEFYGASECNIAFVNALNMKKTAGVCPLPYAVVEYDEESGKAKRGENGKLRKVGTGEVGLLLSKVTDRAPFDGYSDDAASEKKLVRDGFKDGDQWFDTGDLVRKQGWLHVAFVDRLGDTFRWKGENVATTQVEGALGGHPAVDGAVVYGVDIDGTDGKAGMAAVTLRDGEAFDGKAVAEHLYDKLPTYAVPLFVRVVESLETTSTFKSQKVALRKLGYEDDGDSELYVLRGKSGGYDKAYDGYVDEVAAGKAPSSK; this comes from the coding sequence ATGGCTGTCGATGCCCGTCAGAAAATCGGAGTGACCGACCTTGCCGTCGCGTTGCCGAAAATGGTGACGGAGGTGCCGAGCCTGCTGAAGGGCTTGGCGGGCTTCACCCGCAAGCCGCACCACAAGGCTTCCATCGGTCAGGTCTTCCAGGACGCCGCTGCCAAGCGCGGCAGTCATCCCTTTGTGCGATTCGAAGGCGAGTCGATCTCGTACACCGACGCGAACGCGCTGGTCAATCAGTATGCGGGTGTGTTCGCCGATCGGGGTGTCAAGCGCGGCGACGTCGTAGGCGTGCTGAGCAAGAACCGCCCCGAGGCGTTGTTCGCTGCGCTTGCGGCCGTCAAGCTCGGGGCCACGGCGGGGATGCTCAACTACAACCAGCGCGGTGACGTACTCGAGCACAGCCTCGGAATCCTCGACGCCAAGGTTCTGGTGTTGGACGAGAACGCGCAGGAAGCTCTCGACTCTCTCGAGAAGGCGCCGCAGGTGGGATCGGTGGTTCCGCTGCGCGAGCTCGCCGAACTCGCGAAGAAGGAGTCGTCGGCCAACCCGGCGGTCACGTCCGAGATCCAAGCCAAGGAGAAGGCGTTCTACATCTTCACCTCGGGCACCACCGGGATGCCGAAGGCGTCTCTGATGAGTCACTTCCGCTGGCTCAAGTCGATGTCCGGGCTCGGAAACATGGGCGTCCGGCTGCGCGGAGACGACGTCATCTACTGCTGTTTGCCGCTCTATCACAACAATGCCCTGACGGTGACGCTGTCCTCGGTGCTTGCCGGCGGTGCGACGATGGCGATCGGCAAGCAGTTCTCGGTCAGCAACTTCTGGCAAGACATCAAGGTGAACAAGGCAACGGCGTTCACCTACATCGGTGAACTGTGCCGTTACCTGCTGACTCAACCGAAGAAGGACACCGACCGCGACAACACGGTCAAGCTCGTCGTCGGCAACGGTCTCCGCCCTGAGATATGGGAGGAGTTCACCGATCGTTTCGGTATCGAGCGGGTCGCCGAGTTCTACGGCGCCAGCGAGTGCAACATCGCGTTCGTGAACGCGCTGAACATGAAGAAGACCGCAGGCGTGTGCCCGTTGCCGTACGCAGTCGTCGAATACGACGAGGAGAGTGGCAAAGCCAAGCGCGGGGAGAACGGAAAGCTACGCAAGGTAGGCACCGGTGAGGTCGGTCTGCTGCTGTCGAAGGTCACCGATCGGGCGCCGTTCGACGGCTACTCCGACGACGCGGCAAGCGAGAAGAAGTTGGTCCGTGACGGATTCAAGGACGGTGACCAGTGGTTCGACACCGGTGACCTCGTTCGGAAGCAGGGCTGGTTGCACGTCGCCTTCGTCGACCGACTCGGTGACACCTTCCGATGGAAGGGCGAGAACGTCGCGACGACGCAGGTCGAGGGCGCACTCGGTGGGCATCCGGCCGTCGACGGCGCGGTCGTCTACGGCGTCGACATCGACGGCACCGACGGCAAAGCGGGAATGGCTGCAGTGACACTGCGGGACGGAGAGGCGTTCGACGGCAAAGCCGTCGCAGAGCATCTGTACGACAAGCTTCCGACGTACGCGGTGCCACTGTTCGTCCGGGTCGTCGAAAGCCTGGAAACGACCTCGACGTTCAAGAGCCAGAAGGTCGCTCTGCGCAAACTGGGGTACGAGGACGACGGCGACAGCGAGCTGTACGTGTTGCGCGGAAAGTCGGGCGGCTACGACAAGGCCTACGACGGCTACGTCGACGAAGTCGCGGCAGGCAAGGCTCCCAGCTCCAAGTAG
- a CDS encoding TIGR00730 family Rossman fold protein, whose protein sequence is MSWNVCVYCASGPVDASFIELARELGTAIGHRGWGLVSGGGNVSMMGAVAESARAAGAFTVGVIPKALVHREVADVDADELIVTDTMRERKKIMEDRADAFITLPGGIGTLEELFETWTAGYLGMHDKPIVLLDPVGHFGGLLQWVDSLSSTGFVQQRALDALVRTVTIEAALDACSPRE, encoded by the coding sequence GTGAGTTGGAACGTGTGTGTCTACTGCGCCTCGGGGCCGGTGGATGCATCCTTCATCGAACTGGCCCGCGAGCTCGGGACAGCGATCGGCCACCGCGGCTGGGGTTTGGTGTCCGGTGGCGGCAACGTGTCGATGATGGGTGCAGTCGCCGAGTCTGCGCGGGCGGCCGGTGCCTTCACCGTCGGCGTCATCCCGAAGGCTCTCGTGCATCGCGAAGTCGCCGACGTCGATGCGGACGAGCTGATCGTCACCGACACGATGCGGGAGCGAAAGAAGATCATGGAGGATCGCGCCGACGCCTTCATCACGCTTCCCGGCGGGATCGGCACGCTGGAGGAGCTGTTCGAAACGTGGACGGCCGGCTACCTCGGCATGCACGACAAGCCCATCGTGTTGCTGGATCCAGTGGGGCATTTCGGCGGTCTGCTGCAGTGGGTAGACAGTCTCTCCTCGACGGGATTCGTTCAGCAGCGAGCCCTGGACGCGCTGGTCAGAACGGTGACGATCGAGGCCGCACTCGATGCTTGCTCGCCTCGGGAGTGA
- a CDS encoding TIGR00730 family Rossman fold protein produces the protein MDDEKAIKHKGPVVLRRGRNSETSTSDQRLLDQRGPGNWIHTDTWRVLRIQSEFVEGFGALAEVPKAVTVFGSARTPKGHPQYERSRELGKALAEAGFAVITGGGPGVMEGANRGACEADGYSIGLGIELPFEQGLNEWVDLGINFRYFFVRKTMFVKYSQAFVCLPGGFGTLDEMFEALTLVQTGKVTRFPIILLGTEFWSGLIDWIKNTLVAEGTVSPSDLELIHCTDSVEQAVQIIRSTTGEKL, from the coding sequence ATGGACGACGAGAAGGCGATCAAGCACAAGGGGCCGGTGGTCCTACGCCGGGGGCGAAACTCGGAAACTTCCACCTCCGATCAGCGGTTGCTCGATCAGCGGGGACCCGGAAACTGGATTCACACCGACACCTGGCGGGTGCTGCGGATTCAGAGCGAATTCGTGGAGGGCTTCGGTGCACTCGCCGAGGTGCCCAAGGCCGTCACCGTGTTCGGTTCGGCGCGTACACCGAAAGGCCATCCGCAGTACGAACGCAGTCGAGAACTCGGAAAAGCCCTCGCCGAAGCCGGATTCGCGGTGATCACAGGTGGTGGACCCGGAGTGATGGAGGGCGCGAACCGCGGTGCGTGCGAGGCCGACGGATACTCCATCGGACTCGGCATCGAGTTGCCGTTCGAACAAGGTCTCAACGAGTGGGTGGACCTGGGCATCAACTTTCGCTACTTCTTCGTTCGAAAGACGATGTTCGTCAAGTACTCTCAGGCATTCGTGTGCCTACCCGGTGGGTTCGGCACGCTCGACGAGATGTTCGAGGCGCTGACGCTGGTGCAGACAGGCAAGGTCACTCGGTTCCCGATCATCCTGTTGGGCACCGAATTCTGGTCCGGGCTGATCGACTGGATCAAGAACACCCTCGTGGCCGAAGGCACAGTGTCGCCGTCGGACCTCGAGCTCATTCATTGCACCGACAGCGTCGAACAAGCAGTGCAGATCATTCGGAGTACGACGGGGGAGAAGTTGTGA
- the dapE gene encoding succinyl-diaminopimelate desuccinylase: protein MSSYPELDLHADPIDLTAALVDIPSVSEDESVIADAVEAALRAQTSGFEIVRSGNAVLARTNRGLSSRVMLAGHLDTVPIADNVPSRRTDDDAEGDVIHGCGTVDMKSGDAVFLHLAATVTDAAHDITLVFYDCEEIEASKNGLGRIERELPEWLQADVAILGEPSGGFIEAGCQGTLRVRLSASGTRAHSARSWLGDNAIHKFGAVLNRLAAYRARHVDIDGCVYREGLSAVRISGGVAGNVVPDAAELDVNFRFAPDRSVEQAIEHVRELVDGLSLGFEVTDSSPGALPGLGAPAASALIAAAGGQFRAKYGWTDVSRFSALGIPAVNYGPGDPNLAHKRDERVPTQQITDVARVLRGYLTAG from the coding sequence GTGAGTTCGTACCCTGAGCTGGACCTGCACGCCGACCCGATCGATCTGACCGCAGCCCTGGTGGACATCCCCAGCGTCTCCGAAGACGAGTCCGTCATCGCCGACGCCGTGGAAGCTGCATTGCGGGCGCAGACCAGCGGATTCGAGATCGTCCGCAGCGGTAATGCGGTCCTAGCGCGTACCAACCGGGGTCTGAGCAGTCGCGTCATGCTCGCGGGGCACCTGGATACCGTGCCGATCGCCGACAATGTGCCGAGCCGTCGGACCGACGACGATGCCGAGGGCGACGTCATCCACGGCTGCGGAACCGTCGATATGAAGTCCGGAGATGCGGTGTTCTTGCATCTGGCTGCCACCGTCACCGACGCCGCCCACGACATCACTCTGGTGTTCTACGACTGCGAAGAGATCGAAGCGTCGAAGAACGGACTCGGTCGAATCGAGCGCGAACTTCCCGAGTGGTTGCAGGCAGATGTTGCAATTCTGGGCGAACCCTCCGGTGGATTCATCGAGGCAGGATGCCAGGGCACGCTGAGGGTTCGGCTCTCGGCCAGCGGCACCCGGGCGCACAGTGCGCGATCCTGGTTGGGAGACAACGCGATCCACAAGTTCGGAGCGGTCCTGAACCGGCTCGCCGCGTACCGGGCGCGTCACGTGGACATCGACGGCTGCGTCTATCGCGAGGGGCTCTCGGCAGTCCGTATCTCGGGCGGCGTGGCAGGCAACGTCGTCCCTGATGCAGCGGAACTCGACGTGAACTTTCGATTCGCTCCGGATCGGAGCGTCGAACAGGCAATCGAGCATGTGCGTGAGCTCGTGGACGGACTCTCCCTCGGTTTCGAAGTCACCGACTCGTCACCCGGCGCGTTGCCCGGTCTCGGCGCCCCTGCAGCGTCCGCCCTCATCGCGGCTGCCGGTGGACAGTTCCGAGCCAAGTACGGCTGGACGGATGTCTCCAGATTCTCGGCGCTCGGAATTCCAGCGGTGAACTACGGCCCAGGCGATCCGAACCTGGCCCACAAGCGTGACGAACGGGTGCCGACTCAGCAGATCACCGATGTTGCACGCGTCCTACGGGGATACCTGACTGCCGGATAG
- the dapD gene encoding 2,3,4,5-tetrahydropyridine-2,6-dicarboxylate N-succinyltransferase, with protein sequence MSAQGASAIGLANITTSGVVLDTWYPSPELGEFTDTGTTRLEGSEIPAELADLVGPDTARGLDVVAVRTTIASIDDAPIDAHDVYLRLHLLSHRLVQPHGVNLDGQFGFLANVVWTNFGPAAVEGFETVRARLRARGQVTVYSIDKFPRLVDYVAPTGVRIADADRVRLGAHLASGTTVMHEGFVNFNAGTLGNSMVEGRISAGVVVGDGSDVGGGASIMGTLSGGGKNVISVGKSCLLGANSGLGISLGDDCVVEAGLYITAGTKVTGPDGTVVKAATLTGNSNLLFRRNSVSGAVEVVPWKGTGVELNAALHAND encoded by the coding sequence GTGAGCGCACAGGGAGCATCAGCAATCGGCCTAGCCAACATCACCACCAGTGGAGTCGTACTCGACACCTGGTACCCGAGCCCCGAACTCGGCGAGTTCACCGACACCGGGACCACCAGGCTCGAGGGCTCCGAGATCCCTGCCGAGCTTGCAGATCTCGTCGGGCCCGACACTGCGCGAGGCCTCGACGTCGTAGCGGTCCGCACAACGATCGCCTCCATCGACGATGCGCCGATCGACGCCCATGACGTCTACCTGCGTCTGCACCTACTCTCGCATCGACTCGTTCAGCCACATGGGGTGAACCTCGACGGTCAGTTCGGATTCCTCGCGAACGTCGTCTGGACCAATTTCGGTCCCGCCGCCGTCGAGGGCTTCGAGACCGTCCGCGCACGGCTGCGCGCCCGCGGGCAAGTCACCGTCTACAGCATCGACAAGTTCCCGCGACTCGTCGACTACGTCGCTCCGACGGGTGTCCGCATCGCCGACGCCGATCGTGTGCGACTGGGTGCGCACCTCGCCAGCGGCACCACGGTCATGCACGAAGGCTTCGTCAACTTCAACGCAGGTACGCTCGGCAACTCGATGGTCGAGGGTCGGATCTCGGCCGGCGTCGTAGTCGGAGACGGCTCCGACGTCGGTGGCGGCGCATCCATCATGGGCACGCTGTCCGGTGGCGGCAAGAATGTCATCTCCGTCGGCAAGAGTTGCCTGCTCGGCGCCAATTCGGGCCTGGGGATCTCCCTCGGTGACGACTGCGTCGTCGAGGCCGGTCTCTACATCACCGCAGGAACCAAGGTCACCGGACCCGACGGCACCGTCGTGAAAGCTGCAACGTTGACCGGCAACAGCAACCTGTTGTTCCGACGCAACTCGGTGTCCGGCGCCGTCGAGGTTGTGCCGTGGAAGGGCACCGGCGTCGAACTGAACGCGGCCCTGCACGCCAACGACTGA
- a CDS encoding cytochrome P450 has product MRHNVGVTIPTPRFRLPVLGDVLSIDADKPTQRELEMAAELGPIFERKILGHRLIVVSGADLVAELNDESRFAKFLALPHRKLRALGGDGLFTAFNSEPNWGAAHRILMPGFSREAMRRYHKVMTDVAFELVEHWNTRAGRSIDVTADLNKLTLENMARAGFGYSFDAFVRNDDEFVAAIVRILGYVNRTSNDMPFMRVFRRGDRIRNDRDIAYVHGVVDEVIEKRILDDSRHDDLLDLMLHTPDPETGELLDRVNIRHQVLTFLVAGNETTAGTLAFALYFIATHPDVAAKVRAEVDAQHWSAESVSYEDVSKMRYTRSVVDETLRLWPSAPGYFRKAREDTSLASGRYPMKAGEWAFVLTLGLHRDPVWGADPEQFDPDRFSPERAKSRPAQAYRPFGTGMRGCIGRQFALHESVLTLAELVRAFDFELDEGYELNVQESLTLKPQNMRMKVVPR; this is encoded by the coding sequence ATGCGGCACAATGTCGGCGTGACGATACCGACACCCCGCTTTCGCCTCCCGGTCCTCGGCGACGTTCTGAGTATCGACGCAGACAAGCCCACCCAGCGTGAACTCGAGATGGCGGCCGAACTCGGTCCGATCTTCGAGCGCAAGATCCTCGGTCACCGACTGATCGTCGTCAGCGGTGCAGATCTAGTCGCCGAGTTGAACGACGAGTCGAGGTTCGCGAAGTTCCTTGCGCTTCCGCACCGCAAGCTCCGCGCGCTCGGCGGAGACGGTCTGTTCACGGCGTTCAATTCCGAACCCAACTGGGGAGCGGCACATCGCATTCTCATGCCCGGTTTCAGTCGAGAAGCGATGCGTCGCTACCACAAGGTCATGACCGACGTTGCCTTTGAGCTGGTCGAGCACTGGAACACACGTGCGGGCAGGTCGATCGACGTGACCGCCGACCTCAACAAATTGACACTGGAGAACATGGCCCGCGCCGGTTTCGGTTACAGCTTCGACGCATTCGTTCGCAACGACGACGAGTTCGTCGCTGCAATCGTGCGGATCCTCGGCTATGTCAATCGCACGTCGAACGATATGCCGTTCATGCGCGTATTTCGTCGTGGGGATCGCATCCGCAACGATCGCGACATCGCCTACGTGCACGGCGTCGTCGACGAGGTGATCGAAAAACGGATACTCGACGACAGTCGTCACGACGATCTGCTCGACCTGATGCTTCACACCCCAGATCCGGAGACCGGCGAGTTGTTGGATCGAGTCAACATCCGCCACCAGGTCCTGACGTTCCTCGTCGCCGGAAACGAGACGACGGCCGGAACCCTTGCTTTCGCGCTGTACTTCATCGCCACTCATCCCGATGTCGCGGCGAAGGTTCGCGCCGAGGTCGATGCGCAGCACTGGTCTGCGGAATCGGTGTCCTACGAGGATGTCTCGAAGATGCGCTACACCCGCAGCGTCGTCGACGAAACTCTGCGGCTATGGCCGTCGGCACCCGGATATTTCCGGAAAGCGCGTGAGGACACCTCACTCGCGTCGGGTCGATACCCGATGAAAGCAGGGGAATGGGCTTTCGTACTGACTCTCGGTCTCCACCGAGATCCGGTATGGGGTGCGGACCCGGAGCAATTCGATCCGGATCGATTCTCCCCTGAACGCGCAAAGTCGCGTCCCGCGCAGGCATACCGCCCCTTCGGAACCGGGATGCGGGGCTGCATAGGCCGGCAGTTCGCACTGCACGAATCGGTGTTGACACTCGCAGAACTGGTACGAGCCTTCGATTTCGAGCTGGACGAAGGATACGAACTGAACGTGCAGGAATCCCTCACACTCAAACCGCAGAACATGCGGATGAAAGTCGTGCCGAGATGA
- a CDS encoding GAF domain-containing protein, translated as MTASSPEWTLIETLVPGTMSVVAKGGQPKSLHESLSLQRLSPDPKIAVEPFLTRALSARGPYEETIDVRNRAGSTTYRLLAQPVMGPTGAVHALQMWIGPADREPSPPRSASGVSWLLDRGVIAQTLEASMMSGVEPEAHVPERTPAEYYAKSIRFDDTAGLFTLCLSPTEGGTWEGSFSVLHADGRVMRWHCHARACLEPGEVGVRVLWHDVTDTVDPDKPILDVLARQSGMDALGIYPALLAPRRGYLAMWLCDTPAPWVQWRDVSSGNDVFHPDDRTIVSDAHARLLAGGSHEEITVRTRASSGSEVWIPTRMRISVYPGDLGEHLAVVDMYRN; from the coding sequence ATGACCGCCTCGAGTCCGGAATGGACGCTGATCGAAACTTTGGTCCCTGGCACGATGAGTGTGGTCGCCAAAGGTGGACAGCCCAAGAGCCTGCATGAATCGCTGTCTCTGCAACGACTGTCGCCCGATCCGAAGATCGCGGTCGAGCCGTTTCTCACCCGAGCGCTGAGTGCCCGCGGCCCCTACGAAGAGACAATCGACGTTCGCAACCGTGCTGGATCGACGACCTATCGACTGCTCGCCCAGCCGGTGATGGGCCCGACCGGCGCTGTCCACGCTCTGCAGATGTGGATCGGTCCTGCGGATCGGGAGCCGAGCCCGCCGAGGTCGGCGTCGGGGGTGAGCTGGCTGCTCGACCGCGGCGTTATCGCCCAGACTCTCGAAGCATCGATGATGTCGGGGGTGGAACCGGAAGCACATGTACCGGAGCGAACGCCCGCCGAGTACTACGCGAAATCGATTCGGTTCGACGACACCGCAGGACTGTTCACGCTCTGCCTTTCCCCGACGGAAGGCGGCACGTGGGAAGGATCGTTCTCGGTGCTGCACGCCGACGGACGCGTCATGCGGTGGCACTGTCATGCGCGCGCCTGCCTCGAACCAGGAGAGGTCGGCGTGCGCGTGCTCTGGCACGACGTCACCGACACCGTCGACCCGGACAAACCGATTCTCGACGTGCTGGCACGCCAAAGCGGAATGGATGCGCTCGGCATCTACCCCGCACTACTCGCTCCGCGGCGGGGCTACCTCGCGATGTGGCTCTGCGACACGCCGGCTCCGTGGGTGCAGTGGCGTGACGTCTCCTCCGGCAACGACGTCTTTCATCCCGACGACCGAACCATCGTGTCGGATGCGCACGCGCGGTTGCTCGCCGGTGGAAGCCACGAAGAGATCACCGTCCGCACCAGGGCCTCGTCCGGCTCCGAGGTGTGGATTCCGACGCGCATGCGCATCTCCGTCTATCCAGGCGATCTGGGCGAACACCTGGCAGTCGTCGACATGTACCGCAACTAG
- a CDS encoding 6,7-dimethyl-8-ribityllumazine synthase, translating to MPGTVAFIQATWHKDLVDRAREGFVQEFGSDVDLFEVPGAFEIPLHAQRLARTGRYSAIVAAALVVDGGIYRHEFVETAVIDGLMRVQLDTDVPVFSVVLTPHHFHEHADHNEFFANHLEKKGAEAAQAVVRTLESLESIG from the coding sequence ATGCCCGGAACCGTAGCGTTCATTCAAGCCACCTGGCACAAGGATCTCGTCGATCGCGCACGTGAAGGATTCGTACAGGAATTCGGCAGCGATGTCGATCTGTTCGAGGTGCCGGGCGCGTTCGAGATCCCGCTGCACGCCCAGCGGTTGGCGAGGACGGGTAGGTACTCCGCAATCGTCGCGGCAGCCCTTGTCGTCGACGGTGGAATCTACCGACACGAGTTCGTCGAGACCGCTGTGATCGACGGTCTGATGCGCGTGCAGCTCGATACCGACGTCCCAGTGTTCTCGGTTGTGTTGACGCCGCACCACTTTCACGAGCATGCCGACCACAACGAGTTCTTTGCGAATCATCTCGAGAAGAAGGGTGCCGAAGCGGCGCAGGCAGTGGTGCGCACGCTCGAATCGCTCGAGTCGATCGGCTAG
- a CDS encoding DUF1810 domain-containing protein, protein MSDYDLQRFVDAQDPVWPAVCSELKEGRKRTHWMWFVFPQLAGLGLSATAQHYALADLTEAQLYFEHEVLGPRLHQAAALVEKVEGRSVAEIFGYPDDLKLHSSITLFAEAAPTDPIFGKILHKYFGGTPDERTLDLLDH, encoded by the coding sequence ATGAGCGACTACGACTTGCAGCGGTTCGTCGACGCACAGGATCCGGTGTGGCCGGCGGTGTGCAGCGAACTGAAGGAGGGGCGCAAACGCACACATTGGATGTGGTTCGTCTTCCCTCAACTTGCTGGGCTCGGTCTCAGTGCCACCGCGCAGCATTACGCACTTGCGGATCTGACCGAGGCGCAGCTGTACTTCGAGCACGAAGTCCTCGGTCCACGTCTGCACCAGGCGGCCGCGCTCGTGGAGAAGGTCGAAGGCCGGAGCGTCGCCGAGATATTCGGGTATCCAGATGATCTCAAGTTGCACTCGTCGATTACGTTGTTCGCCGAAGCAGCCCCGACCGACCCGATCTTCGGAAAGATCCTCCACAAGTACTTCGGCGGCACGCCGGATGAGAGAACTCTCGATCTACTCGACCACTAG